From a single Sphingobium lignivorans genomic region:
- a CDS encoding DUF2726 domain-containing protein has translation MPHEIIALIDKPWLLLAVLAVGAGLGMLTERLAEKANKTRRKAWWPTRNRSKFRARNSGNGALGAEIAALKGAPSARRFPDASDQLRIVLGAQFRARPLLNKPEQRLLAHLDRTLAREAPDWRAMAQVSLGEILASEDREAFLAINSKRVDFLLVDAASRPLHAIEFQGTGHHQGSAAARDAVKREALRRAGIGYVEIASGDTPAEIGATIRKLREKAS, from the coding sequence ATGCCGCACGAGATCATCGCCTTGATCGACAAGCCCTGGCTGCTGCTGGCCGTTCTGGCCGTCGGTGCGGGACTGGGCATGCTGACGGAGCGGCTTGCCGAAAAGGCCAACAAGACCAGGCGCAAGGCTTGGTGGCCGACTAGGAACAGGAGCAAGTTCAGGGCCAGAAATTCCGGCAACGGTGCGCTCGGCGCCGAGATTGCGGCTCTCAAGGGAGCGCCTTCTGCTCGACGGTTCCCGGACGCATCCGATCAGCTGCGCATCGTTCTGGGCGCACAATTTCGCGCAAGGCCGCTGCTCAACAAGCCGGAGCAACGTCTGCTTGCCCATCTCGACCGGACGCTGGCGCGTGAAGCGCCGGATTGGCGAGCAATGGCGCAGGTCTCGCTCGGCGAGATTCTGGCGAGCGAGGACCGCGAGGCCTTTCTGGCCATCAATTCAAAACGGGTCGACTTTCTGCTTGTCGACGCGGCCTCCCGGCCGCTGCACGCCATCGAGTTTCAGGGTACAGGTCATCATCAAGGCAGCGCGGCAGCGCGCGACGCCGTGAAGCGAGAGGCGCTCCGCCGGGCAGGCATTGGCTATGTGGAGATCGCCAGCGGCGACACGCCGGCGGAAATCGGTGCAACCATCCGCAAGTTGCGCGAGAAGGCGAGCTGA
- a CDS encoding MipA/OmpV family protein, producing MRPFHVLPALLAALAAHSFPAFAQTTDAAEAAEERAAARARAGDRLTVGLGGALIPEYEGASGSSLVPVPGAVGKVGGLNFLYVGNRLSLDLINDGGSRWDFQLGPVATVGFNRASVKNIDDERIRALGKVGHSVELGGFAGIGRWGLITSNYDRLSATVTVRKDVAGAHGGTIITPSLSYMTPLSTKSLVILAASANHVDDDYARTFFSITPEQSAASTLPVHSAGSGWKDWTLAAAGNVSLSGDLSGGLSLVGGLAYTRLLGDIADSPVVRIAGSRDQWMAGLGLAYTF from the coding sequence TTGCGCCCCTTCCATGTCCTGCCCGCCCTGCTCGCTGCTCTCGCCGCTCATTCCTTCCCCGCTTTCGCACAGACCACGGACGCCGCAGAGGCAGCCGAGGAGCGTGCGGCGGCCCGGGCCCGTGCGGGGGACCGGCTCACCGTCGGGCTCGGCGGCGCGCTGATCCCGGAATATGAGGGGGCGAGCGGATCGAGCCTCGTGCCGGTGCCCGGCGCGGTCGGCAAGGTTGGCGGGCTCAATTTCCTCTATGTCGGTAATCGGCTCAGCCTCGACCTCATCAACGATGGCGGATCGCGCTGGGATTTCCAGCTCGGCCCGGTCGCCACCGTCGGCTTCAATCGCGCGAGCGTGAAGAATATCGATGACGAGCGTATCCGTGCGCTCGGCAAGGTCGGCCATTCGGTCGAGCTGGGCGGCTTCGCGGGCATCGGCCGCTGGGGTCTCATCACCAGCAATTATGACCGGCTCTCGGCCACCGTCACTGTCCGCAAGGACGTCGCGGGCGCGCATGGCGGCACGATCATCACGCCCTCGCTGAGCTACATGACGCCGCTCAGCACGAAGAGCCTCGTCATCCTCGCCGCCTCGGCCAATCATGTGGATGATGATTATGCGCGCACCTTCTTCTCCATCACGCCGGAGCAGAGCGCCGCGAGCACCCTGCCCGTCCACAGCGCGGGCAGCGGCTGGAAGGACTGGACGCTCGCCGCTGCGGGCAATGTCTCACTGAGCGGCGATCTCTCGGGCGGTCTCTCGCTGGTCGGCGGGCTCGCTTACACCCGTCTGCTTGGCGACATCGCGGACAGCCCGGTCGTGCGCATCGCCGGATCGCGCGACCAGTGGATGGCGGGCTTGGGGCTGGCCTACACGTTTTGA
- the thiC gene encoding phosphomethylpyrimidine synthase ThiC: protein MADIPAKAEIGVTTGPIRGSRKIHVAAKSGSGIRVAMREIDLEPSSGEPPIRVYDTSGPYTDPAASIDIMAGLPALRRDWILGRGDVEAYDGRAMKPEDNGQLGPDRSGGVRPFPNVVKRPLRAKPGANVSQMHYARRGIITPEMEYVAERENLGRERLAEYVRDGQDWGAEIPDYVTPEFVRDEVARGRAIIPSNINHPESEPMAIGRNFLVKINANIGNSAVASDVANEVDKMVWSIRWGADTVMDLSTGRNIHDTREWIIRNSPVPIGTVPIYQALEKVGGIAEELSWEIFRDTLIEQAEQGVDYFTIHAGVRLPYIPLTAKRVTGIVSRGGSIMAKWCLAHHKESFLYEHFDEITEIMKAYDIAYSLGDGLRPGAIADANDEAQFAELYTLGELTKRAWEQDVQVMIEGPGHVPMHKIKQNMDKQLEACGEAPFYTLGPLTTDIAPGYDHITSGIGAAMIGWYGTAMLCYVTPKEHLGLPDRDDVKVGVVTYKLAAHAADLAKGHPAAKVRDDALSRARFEFRWRDQFNLSLDPDTAEQYHDQTLPAEGAKTAHFCSMCGPKFCSMKITQEVREFAAKQNQESTGFIAAEEAEKGMAEMAQRYNEGGRELYIGAGDREHD, encoded by the coding sequence ATGGCAGACATTCCCGCCAAGGCCGAGATCGGCGTCACCACTGGCCCCATCCGCGGCAGCCGCAAGATTCATGTCGCGGCGAAATCCGGCAGCGGCATCCGCGTGGCGATGCGCGAGATCGACCTGGAGCCTTCGTCGGGCGAGCCGCCGATCCGTGTCTATGACACCAGCGGCCCCTATACCGACCCGGCGGCGAGCATCGACATCATGGCCGGCCTGCCGGCGCTCCGTCGCGACTGGATTCTCGGCCGCGGCGATGTGGAGGCCTATGACGGCCGCGCGATGAAGCCGGAGGACAATGGCCAGCTCGGGCCCGATCGCTCCGGCGGCGTGCGCCCCTTCCCCAATGTCGTGAAACGCCCCCTGCGCGCGAAGCCGGGCGCAAACGTCTCCCAGATGCATTATGCCCGCCGCGGCATCATCACGCCGGAGATGGAATATGTCGCCGAGCGCGAGAATCTCGGTCGCGAGCGCCTCGCCGAATATGTGCGCGACGGGCAGGACTGGGGCGCCGAGATCCCCGATTACGTCACCCCCGAGTTCGTGCGGGACGAGGTCGCGCGCGGCCGCGCCATCATCCCCAGCAACATCAATCACCCGGAATCCGAGCCGATGGCGATCGGCCGCAATTTCCTGGTGAAGATCAACGCGAACATCGGCAACAGCGCCGTGGCCAGCGATGTCGCCAACGAAGTCGACAAGATGGTCTGGTCGATCCGCTGGGGCGCGGACACGGTCATGGACCTCTCCACCGGCCGCAACATCCATGACACGCGCGAATGGATCATCCGCAATTCCCCCGTCCCCATCGGCACAGTGCCCATCTATCAGGCGCTGGAGAAGGTCGGCGGCATTGCCGAGGAACTGAGCTGGGAGATCTTCCGCGATACGCTCATCGAGCAGGCCGAGCAGGGCGTCGATTATTTCACCATCCACGCGGGTGTGCGCCTGCCCTACATCCCGCTGACCGCCAAGCGCGTCACCGGCATCGTCTCGCGCGGCGGCTCGATCATGGCGAAATGGTGCCTCGCGCATCACAAGGAGAGCTTCCTCTACGAGCATTTCGACGAGATCACGGAGATCATGAAGGCCTATGACATCGCCTATTCGCTCGGCGACGGCCTGCGCCCCGGCGCCATTGCCGACGCGAATGACGAGGCCCAGTTCGCCGAGCTCTACACGCTGGGTGAGCTGACCAAGCGCGCCTGGGAGCAGGACGTGCAGGTGATGATCGAGGGCCCGGGCCATGTGCCCATGCACAAGATCAAGCAGAATATGGACAAGCAGCTCGAAGCCTGCGGCGAGGCGCCCTTCTACACATTGGGCCCGCTCACCACGGACATCGCGCCGGGCTATGACCACATCACCAGCGGCATCGGCGCCGCGATGATCGGCTGGTACGGCACGGCGATGCTCTGCTACGTCACCCCCAAGGAGCATCTTGGCCTGCCCGACCGGGACGACGTGAAAGTCGGCGTCGTCACCTACAAGCTCGCCGCCCATGCCGCCGATCTCGCCAAGGGCCACCCGGCCGCCAAGGTCCGCGACGACGCGCTGTCACGCGCCCGCTTCGAGTTCCGCTGGCGCGACCAGTTCAACCTGTCGCTCGATCCCGATACCGCCGAGCAATATCACGACCAGACCCTGCCCGCCGAAGGCGCCAAGACGGCGCATTTCTGCTCCATGTGCGGGCCCAAGTTCTGCTCGATGAAGATCACGCAGGAAGTGCGGGAATTTGCAGCGAAGCAGAATCAGGAGAGCACCGGGTTCATTGCGGCGGAGGAAGCCGAGAAGGGGATGGCGGAGATGGCGCAACGCTACAACGAGGGCGGGCGTGAACTTTACATCGGCGCCGGCGACCGCGAGCACGACTGA
- a CDS encoding COG3650 family protein gives MTRTAILPAGRPLRPAAAATSASPARTGRARTLVMALALPMALAACHAGGTNGAEIPGDRRDTQPYEGVAPDDILRIVGTEPFWSGEIRGETMIWKTPERPEGQRVALARFNGRGGFSYSGTIDGTGITMAVTPGACSDGMSDRTYPFVVTLQMGEAALRHGCGWSGKYPFEGDKAP, from the coding sequence ATGACACGCACCGCCATCCTCCCCGCCGGCCGCCCGCTGCGCCCCGCCGCTGCCGCCACCTCCGCAAGTCCCGCGCGAACGGGGCGTGCGCGCACTCTGGTGATGGCGCTGGCGCTGCCCATGGCGCTCGCGGCTTGCCATGCCGGCGGGACGAACGGTGCGGAAATCCCAGGCGATCGGCGCGATACCCAGCCTTATGAAGGCGTGGCGCCGGACGATATCTTGCGCATCGTCGGCACGGAGCCCTTCTGGTCCGGCGAGATCAGGGGCGAGACGATGATCTGGAAGACGCCGGAGCGCCCGGAAGGCCAGCGCGTGGCGCTCGCCCGCTTCAACGGACGCGGCGGCTTCTCCTACAGCGGCACGATCGACGGTACCGGCATCACCATGGCCGTGACGCCGGGCGCGTGCAGCGACGGCATGTCCGACCGGACCTATCCTTTCGTCGTCACGCTGCAGATGGGCGAGGCCGCGCTGCGCCATGGCTGCGGCTGGTCGGGCAAATATCCCTTCGAGGGCGACAAGGCGCCCTGA
- a CDS encoding DUF2065 domain-containing protein yields the protein MTTATSLTLHLAQAIGLYMIVAGLSGLAAPQRWQAIVDDLARSAGLQMVMGVTVFAIGAALAIAHSILVDPLAIIVTVAGWLALLEGALLIATPGPLIRIGQASLRFTRIWAFASIALGLFLALAGLTGRADAAQSVFV from the coding sequence ATGACCACGGCGACCAGCCTGACCCTGCATCTGGCGCAGGCAATCGGCCTCTACATGATCGTGGCGGGCCTTTCCGGCCTTGCGGCGCCGCAGCGCTGGCAGGCGATCGTTGACGATCTCGCGCGCTCGGCGGGACTGCAGATGGTGATGGGCGTCACTGTCTTCGCCATCGGCGCGGCGCTGGCCATCGCTCACAGCATCCTTGTCGATCCGCTGGCGATCATCGTCACGGTGGCCGGCTGGCTGGCGCTGCTGGAAGGCGCGCTGCTCATCGCCACACCCGGCCCGCTCATCCGCATCGGCCAGGCGTCGCTGCGCTTCACCCGCATCTGGGCCTTCGCGAGCATCGCGCTGGGTCTCTTCCTCGCGCTGGCCGGGCTCACGGGCCGGGCGGACGCCGCGCAATCCGTTTTCGTCTGA
- a CDS encoding nuclear transport factor 2 family protein, whose protein sequence is MTTPADLLIRSRRATFNRAIADGDAQAIGPILARDCMMVTGTDSAVIAGRAAQVKVWQREFAAQHRLVYARRPTAITASAAEPIALEQGEWQGMAAGTEDVAASGIYTAKWREVAGQWVIEAEIFVTLA, encoded by the coding sequence TTGACCACCCCCGCAGACCTCCTCATCCGCTCCCGCCGCGCGACCTTCAATCGCGCCATCGCGGACGGTGACGCCCAGGCCATCGGCCCCATCCTCGCGCGCGATTGCATGATGGTCACGGGCACCGACAGCGCCGTCATTGCCGGGCGCGCGGCGCAAGTGAAGGTCTGGCAGCGCGAGTTCGCTGCGCAGCACCGCCTCGTCTATGCGCGCCGGCCCACCGCCATCACTGCCTCGGCCGCCGAGCCGATCGCGCTGGAACAGGGCGAGTGGCAAGGCATGGCGGCGGGCACGGAGGATGTCGCCGCATCCGGTATCTACACCGCCAAGTGGCGCGAGGTTGCCGGGCAATGGGTGATCGAGGCGGAGATTTTCGTCACGCTGGCCTGA
- a CDS encoding alkylphosphonate utilization protein, which translates to MSDSEEDYVYDEASGEWMPASQLAAQRAAADAVEVRDAVGNLLADGDQVTLIKDLEVKGAGQTLKRGTLIKSIRLTGDPQEIDCRFEGIKGLVLRAEFVKKR; encoded by the coding sequence ATGAGCGACAGCGAAGAAGACTATGTCTATGACGAGGCGAGCGGCGAGTGGATGCCGGCCTCGCAACTGGCGGCACAGCGCGCGGCGGCGGACGCCGTGGAAGTGCGGGACGCGGTGGGCAATCTGCTTGCCGATGGCGACCAGGTGACGCTCATCAAGGACCTGGAGGTGAAGGGCGCGGGCCAGACGCTCAAGCGCGGCACGCTCATCAAGTCCATCCGCCTCACTGGTGACCCCCAGGAAATCGACTGCAGGTTCGAGGGCATCAAGGGCCTCGTGCTGCGCGCCGAGTTCGTGAAGAAGCGCTGA
- a CDS encoding transglutaminase-like domain-containing protein, producing the protein MKLQIHATLDYSVPVPTDLLLHVEAAHLPEQTVSDAVIQLGDHEHFARVPAQDNIGERISLRVAERLSVDYRATVDINRKLADISGLEAVPPHLLPGPTVPYLLDSLYCPATRFRSFVEGEFGPLSGGARIAALRDYIHQRFRYVPGSSTPQTDAMDTFVQREGICRDFAHLLVTLARASTIPARFASVYAPSVNPPDFHAVAEVFLDGEWHLVDATGMAQEGEMAKIGIGRDAADVAFLTAFGFANMVGQSVEVTAL; encoded by the coding sequence ATGAAACTCCAGATCCACGCCACGCTCGATTATTCCGTTCCGGTGCCCACTGACCTTCTGCTTCATGTCGAGGCTGCACATCTGCCTGAGCAGACGGTGTCGGACGCCGTGATCCAGCTTGGCGACCATGAGCATTTCGCGCGGGTGCCCGCACAGGACAATATCGGCGAGCGTATCTCCCTCCGCGTCGCCGAGCGGCTGAGCGTCGATTACCGCGCCACCGTGGACATCAACCGGAAGCTGGCGGACATCTCGGGGCTGGAAGCCGTGCCGCCACATCTGCTGCCCGGCCCTACCGTGCCTTATCTGCTCGACAGCCTCTATTGCCCCGCCACCCGCTTCCGCAGTTTCGTGGAAGGCGAGTTCGGCCCGCTGAGCGGGGGCGCGCGCATTGCGGCGCTGCGCGATTATATCCACCAGCGCTTCCGCTATGTCCCCGGCTCCAGCACGCCGCAGACCGACGCGATGGACACCTTCGTGCAGCGCGAGGGCATCTGCCGCGATTTCGCGCATCTGCTCGTCACGCTCGCTCGCGCCTCGACCATCCCGGCGCGCTTCGCCAGCGTCTATGCCCCCTCGGTCAATCCGCCCGATTTCCATGCCGTCGCGGAAGTCTTCCTGGATGGCGAGTGGCATCTGGTGGATGCGACCGGCATGGCGCAGGAAGGCGAGATGGCGAAGATCGGCATCGGGCGGGACGCGGCCGACGTCGCATTTCTCACGGCCTTTGGGTTCGCCAACATGGTCGGCCAGAGCGTCGAGGTCACGGCGCTGTAG
- a CDS encoding Fic family protein codes for MALKPTYTIPALPPSGAIETHAVLREAARAHRYLAELKGRAAAIPNQGILIDTLSLQEAKASSEIENIVTTQDEMFQASLFPDHPGSPAAKEVALYRDALRCGFDRLREQQGILSNNAIIAMFRVLKRTTGGFRNAPGTALLNEASGHIVYVPPQDGTDVVRQMTELERFINDDDQSDLDPLVKMAIIHHQFESIHPFPDGNGRIGRIINVLYLTRQGLLDIPILYLSRAITARKADYYRLLQTVRETGEWEEWLIYMLRAVGDTARETLDLIEGIRGLMADYKNRLRTDHPRIYSQDLLNNLFRHPYTRIEYVQQDLNVTRQTAARYLDQLAEAGLLIKHQSGRNNYYINTPLVALFSDEERSI; via the coding sequence ATGGCGCTCAAGCCCACCTATACTATCCCAGCCCTGCCGCCTTCCGGCGCCATTGAGACCCATGCCGTGCTGCGGGAAGCGGCAAGGGCCCATCGTTATCTTGCTGAGCTCAAGGGCCGGGCAGCCGCCATTCCCAATCAAGGCATATTGATCGATACGCTCTCGCTTCAGGAGGCCAAGGCGAGTTCCGAGATCGAGAATATTGTCACCACTCAGGACGAAATGTTTCAGGCCAGCCTGTTCCCGGATCATCCCGGGTCTCCGGCCGCCAAGGAAGTCGCCCTCTATCGTGATGCGTTGCGCTGCGGTTTCGACAGGCTGAGGGAGCAGCAGGGCATCCTCAGCAACAACGCTATAATCGCCATGTTCCGGGTGCTCAAGCGTACGACAGGAGGCTTCCGGAACGCGCCCGGCACGGCTCTGCTCAACGAGGCAAGCGGCCACATCGTCTATGTTCCGCCGCAGGATGGCACAGATGTCGTTCGCCAGATGACCGAGCTTGAGCGCTTCATAAACGATGACGACCAAAGCGACCTCGACCCGCTGGTGAAGATGGCTATCATCCATCATCAGTTCGAAAGCATTCACCCCTTTCCGGACGGAAACGGTCGCATCGGGCGCATCATCAATGTCCTTTATCTGACCCGTCAGGGCCTGCTCGACATTCCCATTCTCTATCTCAGCCGAGCGATCACCGCCCGAAAAGCAGACTATTATCGCCTGCTCCAAACCGTGCGCGAAACCGGTGAATGGGAAGAATGGCTGATCTACATGCTGCGCGCTGTCGGCGATACAGCCCGGGAGACGCTGGACCTGATCGAAGGCATTCGCGGCCTCATGGCCGACTACAAGAACCGCCTGAGGACGGATCATCCCCGCATCTATTCGCAGGATCTTCTGAACAACCTTTTCCGTCACCCCTACACGCGAATCGAATATGTTCAGCAAGACCTGAACGTCACCAGACAGACCGCCGCTCGCTATCTCGATCAGCTTGCGGAGGCCGGGCTGTTGATCAAGCATCAGTCAGGGCGCAACAATTACTATATCAATACCCCATTGGTGGCTTTGTTCTCTGATGAGGAACGATCAATCTGA